CTAGCAGGCTTGGCTGTGTTGACAGGCTTGTCCGTACCAGCAGCAGTCTGGTCTCCCGCTCCGCTGGACGCAGGAGTGCTACCCGGTGCAGCGCTTGAAGCAGGATCTGCAGAAGCGGCTGGCTCGGCAGTGGGATCGCTGTCTGCGACTACAGGGTCTACTACCTTCCCCTGTGGAACGCTGGCGTTATCCTCCGCTTCCACATCGAAGCCGGTAGCCATGGAGCTCATCAGCTTGTCGACTGCATAATTGGCCGCGAATAATCCGCAGGCCCCTAACACCACGATGACCGACAGCGTCCAGATTAATACCTTTTTCCATCGTTTCACTTCAGTACCTCCGAATCTCTAATTGGCTAAGGCTGCCTGGATGACCGGCTGCATCGGCACGATCTGATTAATCACTTCACGGATCGCTTCCGGTTCCTCGAAAATTACCCGTTCCAGCCGTTTGAATTCCAGCTCCATCTGGCTCTGGGTGAAGACCGCTGGCCGGCCGATGAAGATCCGGTCATGCTGGGTGGAGGTCAGGTTCTCTTCATCCGTCAGCAGCTCTTCATACAGCTTCTCGCCTTCGCGGATGCCTGAGAAGGTAATATCGATATCCTTGTATGGCTCATACCCGGACAGGGTAATGAGGTCTTCGGCCAGCGTCAGAATCTTCACCGGGGCGCCCATATCGAGCACGAAGACTTCACCGCCGTTCGCGAACGAACCGGACTGGATCACCAGCTGGACCGCCTCAGGGATCGTCATGAAGTAACGGACCATCTCAGGATGCGTAACAGTAACAGGCCCGCCAGCGGCAATCTGTTGCTTGAAGGCAGGAATAACACTGCCCCGGCTGCCGAGGACATTGCCGAAGCGCACCGCCGAGAATTTGGTAGCGCTATTTACATTAAGACTCTGTACGTACATTTCGGCGATCCGTTTCGTGGCTCCCATGACGCTGGTAGGGTTCACGGCCTTGTCAGAAGAGATCAGCACGAAGCGCTCTGCGCCATATTTGTCTGCGCAGTCCGCTACATTGCGTGTGCCGAAGACGTTATTCTTGATCGCCTCGGAAGGGTTCCGCTCCATCAGGGGAACGTGCTTATGTGCTGCTGCATGAAAGACCACCTGCGGCTTGTAGCACTGGAACACATCCATCAGCCTGGCCCGGTCCTGAACATCGGCAATTACGGTCACGATCTCCAGGTGCGGGAAGCTCTTGCGCAGCTCCATCTCAATGGTATAGATGCTGTTCTCCCCGTGTCCCAGGATCAGCAGCTTGTCCGGGGCAAAAGGTGAAATCTGGCGGCATAGCTC
This region of Paenibacillus sp. FSL K6-1096 genomic DNA includes:
- a CDS encoding nucleoside-diphosphate sugar epimerase/dehydratase, translated to MTAKTRVLLLFLIDIAIIWFSIVTSYLFRFYNEIPPGYVVQMVVFGMISTVAIGGSLVYFGLYRRMWQYASIGEIISVLKAIVVGSLISYGAAYLILPQRVPLSIEVRSMETILLLVGGSRFFWRVFRSDRNNNKDTETHTLIVGAGDCGILIAKEMMGPSFAHTRLVGFIDDSADKYHMSILGIPVLGNRYDIPRIVKEQVIHEIIIAMPSVSRTQISEIINLAKATGAKLKIIPALNDLIAGKISVKKLRDVSVEDLLGREPVVADMNSILGYVHNKTVLITGAGGSIGSELCRQISPFAPDKLLILGHGENSIYTIEMELRKSFPHLEIVTVIADVQDRARLMDVFQCYKPQVVFHAAAHKHVPLMERNPSEAIKNNVFGTRNVADCADKYGAERFVLISSDKAVNPTSVMGATKRIAEMYVQSLNVNSATKFSAVRFGNVLGSRGSVIPAFKQQIAAGGPVTVTHPEMVRYFMTIPEAVQLVIQSGSFANGGEVFVLDMGAPVKILTLAEDLITLSGYEPYKDIDITFSGIREGEKLYEELLTDEENLTSTQHDRIFIGRPAVFTQSQMELEFKRLERVIFEEPEAIREVINQIVPMQPVIQAALAN